A single Pyxicephalus adspersus chromosome 8, UCB_Pads_2.0, whole genome shotgun sequence DNA region contains:
- the ACY1 gene encoding aminoacylase-1 — translation MAVRTFGGWEQIQSRIFQMTNPTENPSTTRFQEYLRIRSIQPEPDYDGIRHFLFKMAEEIGLESRVLEFVQGKPILILTWTGTQPHLRSIILNSHTDVVPVFEEFWTYPPFSAHKDKDGNIYARGTQDMKSVTIQYLEAVRELKAEGLRLTHWTVEPDEEIGGHTGMEILAEHPEFRALNPGITLDEGLASPSDEFNVFYAEKCVWWITVHCRGDPGHGSRFIENTAASKLNSVINSFLEFREKEKKRLQSNPRLTLGDVTTVNMTKVNGGVSCNVIPTEMSATFDLRIPPTVNLKEFEAQLEGWCRAAGDQVTWEYHQKCMNQRMTTPDNSNPWWKAFSDPCKELGLKLKPEIFPAATDSRYIRTAGFDALGFSPMNNTPILLHDHNEYLNESVFLRGIEIYKRILPSLASVPPLDGEH, via the exons ATGGCAGTAAGGACATTTGGGGGATGGGAGCAGATACAGAGCAGAATATTCCAG ATGACGAACCCCACTGAGAACCCCTCGACCACCCGCTTCCAGGAATATCTGAGGATCCGCAGTATCCAGCCTGAGCCAGACTATG ATGGAATTCGGCATTTTTTGTTCAAAATGGCGGAAGAGATCGGACTGGAGAGCCGAGTGCTGGAG TTTGTTCAAGGAAAACCAATCCTCATCCTCACCTGGACAGGGACACAGCCCCACCTCCGGTCCATCATCCTGAATTCTCACACAGATGTGGTTCCGGTGTTTGAG GAATTCTGGACCTACCCACCCTTCTCTGCCCACAAGGATAAAGATGGGAACATCTACGCCAGAGGGACGCAGGATATGAAATCCGTCACTATCCA ATATCTGGAAGCTGTCCGCGAACTGAAGGCTGAGGGATTACGATTGACGCATTGGACGGTGGAAC CAGATGAAGAAATTGGGGGTCACACAGGGATGGAAATCTTAGCAGAACACCCTGAATTCCGGGCACTGAACCCTGGAATTACCCTCGATGAAG GTCTTGCAAGCCCCTCGGATGAATTCAATGTATTTTACGCAGAGAAGTGTGTCTGGT GGATAACGGTTCATTGCAGAGGTGACCCCGGACATGGCTCCCGATTCATAGAGAACACGGCCGCCTCCAAACTT aaTTCAGTCATAAACAGTTTTCTAGAATtcagagaaaaggagaagaaaag ATTGCAGTCCAACCCCCGACTCACGCTCGGAGACGTCACCACAGTGAACATGACCAAAGTGAACGGAGGGGTCTCTTGCAATGTGATTCCTACCGAAATGTCAGCAACCTTTGACCTCCGCATCCCCCCGACCGTCAATTTAAAG GAGTTCGAAGCCCAGCTTGAGGGATGGTGCCGTGCTGCCGGTGATCAAGTGACCTGGGAGTACCACCAG aaatgtaTGAATCAGAGGATGACAACCCCGGATAACTCCAACCCTTGGTGGAAAGCGTTCAGTGACCCCTGCAAGGAGCT AGGTTTAAAGCTGAAGCCGGAGATTTTCCCAGCTGCCACTGACAGTCGTTATATTAGGACG GCCGGTTTCGATGCCCTTGGCTTCTCCCCCATGAATAACACCCCAATCCTGCTCCATGATCACAACGAGTACTTGAATGAAAGCGTCTTCCTGCGTGGGATTGAGATTTATAAACGCATCCTCCCGTCTCTGGCCAGCGTCCCCCCACTGGATGGAGAGCATTAG